A single window of Brassica napus cultivar Da-Ae unplaced genomic scaffold, Da-Ae ScsIHWf_900;HRSCAF=1275, whole genome shotgun sequence DNA harbors:
- the LOC125606582 gene encoding uncharacterized protein LOC125606582 — translation MSSFIPSDYKALDLSVNNYLDWAINTSAVLKSRGLGKCIKYGNDTLACERHRAIMIMRHHLCEDLRDEFGYVNDPHNLWSFLNSRFCEPLLHESKKKWEALRFQDYEPVDNYHSDLMRSTYSLKLCGELVINEDLLNKTRDTFHSEEVLLSHQAKVLDSEMKIPEANKATFDKKRSEEDSEWTLMDHEVGLYIE, via the exons atgtcgagttTCATACCCTCAGATTACAAAGCCCTTGATCTCTCtgtaaataattatcttgatTGGGCTATAAACACTTCAGCCGTcttgaagtctagaggacttgGAAAGTGCATCAAGTATGGCAATGACACTCTTGCGTGTGAAAGACACAGAGCCATAATGATTATGCGACACCATCTCTGTGAGGACCTAAGAGACGAGTTTGGATATGTTAATGATCCTCATAATCTCTGGTCATTTTTGAATTCTAGATTCTGTGAGCCATTGTTGCacgaatccaagaaaaaatggGAAGCTCTAAGGTTCCAAGATTATGAACCTGTGGACAATTATCACTCTGATCTTATGAGAAGCACCTATAGTCTTAAACTATGTGGTGAATTGGTAATAAACGAGGATTTGTTAAACAAAACTCGTGACACATTCCATTCAGAAGAAGTGTTGTTATCACATCAGGCCaaag TACTAGACAGTGAGATGAAAATCCCTGAAGCTAATAAAGCCACATTTGATAAGAAGAGATCTGAGGAGGATTCCGAGTGGACACTCATGGACCATGAGGTCGGattatacattgaataa
- the LOC125606580 gene encoding uncharacterized protein LOC125606580, with translation MALRQMLGWSEGDLMRSDAKPCSRLMRQTAAIFTVGGALGFWVLCRLHYGPRVTVPRSLRWAGCGAVSMSASTATLVRLLSPECEPQNIAAYDQPKPPQASLP, from the exons ATGGCGTTGAGGCAGATGTTAGGATGGTCAGAAGGCGATCTGATGAGATCAGATGCAAAGCCATGTTCAAGGCTCATGAGACAAACTGCTGCTATTTTCACTGTTGGTGGAGCTCTTGGTTTCTGGGTTCTTTGCAGACTTCACTATG GTCCGAGGGTTACAGTGCCAAGAAGTCTACGATGGGCTGGGTGTGGAGCTGTGTCCATGAGTGCATCTACGGCAACACTTGTCCGTCTCCTGAGCCCTGAATGTGAACCCCAAAACATTGCTGCATACGACCAACCCAAACCCCCTCAAGCTTCACTCCCTTAA
- the LOC106396368 gene encoding aspartic proteinase oryzasin-1 isoform X1: MMLIRQAICFCLLATFLHPITSSGLFRVGLKKRRLELDDIRTGRVIRKLKHSQGGLTYYPTLGGDSTQENQVILKNYLDAQYYGVIGIGTPSQEFEVIFDTGSSNLWVPSIHCKLLDLACWVHHKYKSSKSKTYTKNGKPCTITYGSGSISGFFSQDNVKVGGLVVKDQEFIEATHEGSLSFLLAKFDGLFGLGFQEISEGNAVPVWDNMVGQELVKEKVFSFWLNRDADAETGGEIVFGGVDPAHFKGNHTYVPVTRKGYWQFNMGDIFVGDNSTGFCEQGCDAIMDSGTSLLAGPTTVITQINHGIGATGVVSAECKIVVSQYGEMIWDLLASKVLPSLVCKEIGLCVFGKQTGVKSVVEQEGSSVLCKVCEMAVVWVETRLKQKETKEKVFEDLNKLCESFPSPAGESIIDCNNIQNMPNVTFTIGGNPFSLTPQQYILKTGVGYAETCISGFSAYDLPPPTGPLWILGDVFMGAYHTVFDSGNLQIGIAKTA; encoded by the exons ATGATGCTTATCCGTCAAGCCATCTGTTTCTGTCTCTTAGCAACCTTTCTACATCCCATAACCTCCAGTGGTCTGTTTCGTGTCGGTCTGAAGAAAAGACGGCTCGAGCTCGATGATATTAGAACCGGTCGAGTGATCAGAAAGCTGAAACATTCACAAGGAGGACTCACATATTACCCTACTCTTGGAGGTGATTCTACTCAAGAAAATCAGGTTATTCTTAAGAACTACCTAGACGCTCAATACTATGGAGTTATTGGAATCGGAACACCTTCTCAAGAATTCGAAGTCATATTCGATACCGGAAGTTCCAACCTCTGGGTTCCATCTATACATTGCAAACTTCTAGAC CTGGCTTGCTGGGTCCATCACAAGTACAAGTCTAGCAAATCCAAAACATACACAAAGAACG GAAAGCCGTGTACTATAACATATGGTTCGGGATCCATCTCTGGATTCTTTAGTCAAGACAATGTGAAAGTTGGTGGTCTTGTAGTTAAAGATCAG GAGTTTATTGAAGCTACACATGAAGGGAGTCTCTCTTTTCTCCTAGCAAAGTTCGATGGACTATTCGGGTTAGGGTTTCAGGAGATTTCAGAGGGAAATGCTGTGCCAGTTTGGGACAACATGGTGGGTCAAGAACTAGTGAAGGAGAAAGTTTTCTCATTCTGGCTAAACCGTGATGCGGATGCTGAAACAGGAGGTGAGATTGTGTTTGGTGGTGTTGATCCTGCGCACTTTAAAGGCAACCACACTTATGTCCCTGTCACTAGAAAAGGCTATTGGCAG TTTAACATGGGAGATATCTTTGTCGGAGATAACTCAACTG GTTTCTGCGAGCAAGGATGTGATGCAATCATGGACTCAGGAACTTCATTACTAGCTGGAccaact ACGGTAATCACGCAAATCAACCATGGCATTGGTGCTACGGGAGTTGTTAGTGCGGAGTGTAAAATAGTGGTTTCTCAATATGGAGAGATGATATGGGATCTGTTAGCCTCAAAG GTACTACCTAGTCTTGTGTGTAAAGAGATCGGTCTCTGTGTTTTTGGAAAACA GACGGGAGTCAAATCGGTGGTTGAGCAAGAaggatcatcagttttatgTAAGGTCTGTGAGATGGCTGTTGTCTGGGTTGAAACACGACTGAAACAGAAAGAAACCAAAGAGAAAGTGTTTGAAGACCTGAACAAGCTTTGTGAGAGCTTTCCTAGTCCCGCAGGAGAGTCAATCATCGACTGCAACAACATCCAAAACATGCCAAATGTTACATTCACAATTGGAGGCAACCCCTTCTCTCTCACCCCTCAacag TACATTCTCAAAACTGGAGTAGGCTATGCTGAGACGTGCATAAGTGGGTTTTCAGCTTACGATTTGCCTCCACCAACTGGTCCTCTTTG GATTCTTGGCGATGTCTTTATGGGAGCTTACCACACGGTATTCGATTCAGGCAATCTTCAAATTGGTATTGCAAAAACCGCATAA
- the LOC106396368 gene encoding aspartic proteinase A1 isoform X2, with amino-acid sequence MMLIRQAICFCLLATFLHPITSSGLFRVGLKKRRLELDDIRTGRVIRKLKHSQGGLTYYPTLGGDSTQENQVILKNYLDAQYYGVIGIGTPSQEFEVIFDTGSSNLWVPSIHCKLLDLACWVHHKYKSSKSKTYTKNGKPCTITYGSGSISGFFSQDNVKVGGLVVKDQEFIEATHEGSLSFLLAKFDGLFGLGFQEISEGNAVPVWDNMVGQELVKEKVFSFWLNRDADAETGGEIVFGGVDPAHFKGNHTYVPVTRKGYWQFNMGDIFVGDNSTGFCEQGCDAIMDSGTSLLAGPTTVITQINHGIGATGVVSAECKIVVSQYGEMIWDLLASKVLPSLVCKEIGLCVFGKQTGVKSVVEQEGSSVLCKVCEMAVVWVETRLKQKETKEKVFEDLNKLCESFPSPAGESIIDCNNIQNMPNVTFTIGGNPFSLTPQQAMLRRA; translated from the exons ATGATGCTTATCCGTCAAGCCATCTGTTTCTGTCTCTTAGCAACCTTTCTACATCCCATAACCTCCAGTGGTCTGTTTCGTGTCGGTCTGAAGAAAAGACGGCTCGAGCTCGATGATATTAGAACCGGTCGAGTGATCAGAAAGCTGAAACATTCACAAGGAGGACTCACATATTACCCTACTCTTGGAGGTGATTCTACTCAAGAAAATCAGGTTATTCTTAAGAACTACCTAGACGCTCAATACTATGGAGTTATTGGAATCGGAACACCTTCTCAAGAATTCGAAGTCATATTCGATACCGGAAGTTCCAACCTCTGGGTTCCATCTATACATTGCAAACTTCTAGAC CTGGCTTGCTGGGTCCATCACAAGTACAAGTCTAGCAAATCCAAAACATACACAAAGAACG GAAAGCCGTGTACTATAACATATGGTTCGGGATCCATCTCTGGATTCTTTAGTCAAGACAATGTGAAAGTTGGTGGTCTTGTAGTTAAAGATCAG GAGTTTATTGAAGCTACACATGAAGGGAGTCTCTCTTTTCTCCTAGCAAAGTTCGATGGACTATTCGGGTTAGGGTTTCAGGAGATTTCAGAGGGAAATGCTGTGCCAGTTTGGGACAACATGGTGGGTCAAGAACTAGTGAAGGAGAAAGTTTTCTCATTCTGGCTAAACCGTGATGCGGATGCTGAAACAGGAGGTGAGATTGTGTTTGGTGGTGTTGATCCTGCGCACTTTAAAGGCAACCACACTTATGTCCCTGTCACTAGAAAAGGCTATTGGCAG TTTAACATGGGAGATATCTTTGTCGGAGATAACTCAACTG GTTTCTGCGAGCAAGGATGTGATGCAATCATGGACTCAGGAACTTCATTACTAGCTGGAccaact ACGGTAATCACGCAAATCAACCATGGCATTGGTGCTACGGGAGTTGTTAGTGCGGAGTGTAAAATAGTGGTTTCTCAATATGGAGAGATGATATGGGATCTGTTAGCCTCAAAG GTACTACCTAGTCTTGTGTGTAAAGAGATCGGTCTCTGTGTTTTTGGAAAACA GACGGGAGTCAAATCGGTGGTTGAGCAAGAaggatcatcagttttatgTAAGGTCTGTGAGATGGCTGTTGTCTGGGTTGAAACACGACTGAAACAGAAAGAAACCAAAGAGAAAGTGTTTGAAGACCTGAACAAGCTTTGTGAGAGCTTTCCTAGTCCCGCAGGAGAGTCAATCATCGACTGCAACAACATCCAAAACATGCCAAATGTTACATTCACAATTGGAGGCAACCCCTTCTCTCTCACCCCTCAacag GCTATGCTGAGACGTGCATAA
- the LOC125606581 gene encoding UPF0057 membrane protein At1g57550-like has protein sequence MGSFIEILCAIFIPPVGVFLKFGCGLEFWLSLLLTFLGFVPGMIYAIWVLTK, from the exons ATGGGCAGTTTCATTGAAATTCTTTGTGCAATTTTCATACCTCCTGTTGGCGTATTCCTCAAATTTGGTTGCGGg TTGGAGTTTTGGCTCTCTTTGCTCCTAACGTTCTTAGGTTTTGTACCTGGAATGATATATGCCATATGGGTTCTTACCAAATAG